Within the Debaryomyces hansenii CBS767 chromosome E complete sequence genome, the region GCCAAACTTTTCCAAAATAAGACATGATTAGTATGTCCGCCTCCAtggaatttaatattttgttgaattacAATAGCTTTTTTAACGTCTCCTTGGGACTCAGCTTCaattaattgttcaattgcACTATTATAACCATTAACATAAGTTTGGTGATGCTTCTTGTGgtgaatttcattaatcttACCAGAAATATAAGGCTCTAATGAATCATAGGCCCAATCTAATTGGGgcaattcaattttattcttaCCAAATGCTGGGCTATTTGACATCTTTATGTTATAAGGTTTTACgttaaattatatataattttgtgCTAACTCAATTTATaagaaaagaatatcatttttataataGGAATTTAAACTCATATTTATACCCTAAAGGTTACGTCGGATCAATTCCGTGTTAAACGAAGAACATGAAAATGAACAACTTATTGCATAAATTATTCCACAATTGCGTTCTAATTCATACGTTTATAGAAACAATGTACTGCTCTACAAGACTCATCTCCTATTACTCAAATTGAGCCACATGTGAGTTGAGAATTATGCTGGTTAAAAGCAATGTCCCGGGTTCTTATAGCTGatataatttggaaaataagGTGGACGAGACAATTCAAGGCTACTTTTGTTAAAATATTTGCTCAATTTATGATCTCCATCTGATTACTGGTTGGGATAAGATAAATGCTCATCTTCGGTGATTTTATAACAGAAATGAAATCCGAACTTTAGTTCATAAATTATTGTCTACAATATTATTAGCCAAATTAATCTAAATGAAATCGGTATAAATTTATGATCTTTAGGAACGAAATTAAATAAACCATCTAGTCTCagtataatattatttaaagcATTATATTATGGGGTGCCGCAATTTATTGGGATGCAAGGTCGTGTAGTTACTTCAAAGGACTTTTATTCAAGGTAATATTATATAGCTTAAGGCTCCTTCACCTTAAACAAATTACTTCAAGATATATAGGGAAAGTTATATGcaagaaaataattaataaagtttattgttttaattatttttatatcattattgtcattattgcaaaaacCACCGATTCCTCCATAAGCATTCCAAAACATTTCACCATGGAACGCGTTGTTCTTGATAGCTTCATCTCTGGACATTATTTGACCCCTGCAAATCTTTTGTCCCATATTTTGctcaatatcaaataatcccttcttcatcagaaGAAACTGATGAAGGGAAACTCACCTTGTACATCATACCGCACTAGTTGCTGCTTTATTGTGAGTCATTTACGGCTTGTGACTAAACTACATTACCATTACCGACTGACTCTCACTGCCAAGCCAAGATGCTAATGCTGCCGAACATGTTACAGCTGTAACTGTAGTCAGAATATTCTTAGTAGACACTATAATGCATACCCTATCGCCCTATCACACGCGGCTACCCATATTTAACGAATTATCTCAACAAAAAGCATAATATCActaacaaaattaatatgaTCGCGGCTGATAAGTTGAAGCACTTTGATTAAGCTTGTTGCTCTCTTTCACTAAGATTTGCGGTTGAAAATAAACGCATAGAAGaatttcttatatataaatttactTAGTCTTCAAGTATTCATCAGGTCTATCAAGGTTTATAGTAGAATTttagaattcaataattaaTTACACTAGTAATAGCTGAAGTAATCAAGCGATAAATAGAAGTATACTGAGAAAGGAAAAATCATCTCTACAAACAGTCCATTTTACTATTGCACACGTATTTTATTCTagtaatatttcaacatatCGGTATcttttctaaattttcaGTTTTCTTAGCAGCGTTCGTTGAAAAATAGATTGGTACCATTCCTTACATAGAATGCagtttattttcttttcttgcCAATGTCCATTATAATGAACGAATAAAGcgaaatatatttgatgtaAACTACAAAATGGATATACATAAGAACTAAATCAAGATAAAATCTATCTTACTTTCAGTAGTTTTTACCATTATAACTAtcatattaaataaataagtcTTCTTCCCTATATTTTCAGGTGTTCACACGGCCTTTATAAAAAGCTATATCACGCGATCGATGCAATTTGCATCAAAATGGGTTCCGGCAATTCACTCGAATTAAGCAAAAGTTAAGATATCAATAATGTTAAAAAGAGCCACATGACAAGCCAAAATATAAACTAAATATCAAGTTATCTAATATCTTGAATTATCATCTGACCATTAACTTTCTCAAGAAATGGTATTAGAAAAGCCCCTAATAAGGAGTATTCAAGTCGACTTCTAACGGATGAATTAGCTTCGTTTTATAAAAGATTTTATACCctaatattagaaaaatgTTTACCGCTATTCCAATATATGAAGTAATGAAGAGTTTATAATGGAACGATATAATGAATGCACTATAGCCATTGAAGATGGTGACAATTGCAATTAGAAAAAGAGTAACGTAAGATGTGTACGGCTGAAACCACATACGAAATGGAATTTCTTCACGACCAATGTTTTGAGCTTTTATAGATCTATGGTATCCAATATATGCaaccaaaatataaatccaATTTATGATCCCGAAAACAGAAACAGTGCTGGTGATATAACCGAAAACTTCAGCTGCCGATTCTTTAGTATTCATATAAGCCAACAATCCAAAAACGGCAGCAAAGGAGCATCCGATGAACGGTACATCAAAGCGGTTCAATTTTAAGAAAATCTTTGGTGCAGCACCATCCTTAGCTAATCCATATATCTGACGCGAACAGATATAAAGATCAGTATTGGCAGAGCTTGAGatgaatattaataaacaggcattaataaatgaagGTAGCACTTTTATTCCGGATGATTTGATAGCAATAACATATGGAGATGCATTAGCATTAGTGCCATTAGCATTCACTAATAATGGATTTTTTGGAGAAACTGCTAAACCTAACAAAAAGACACCAAAAATGTAGAAGAAGCAAATCCTGAAAATAACTTGTCTCGATGCTTTAGGAATTGTTTTCTTTGGATTTGGTGCTTCGCCAAAAATTATACCAACCATCTCAGATCCCacaaatccaaatatgGACTGGATTACACATGCCCACCAACCAAGAAATTGTCCTTTTTTACCATCCACGAGATAAGGTAAAAACCCAGTTTCTCTCCAGAATCGGAATCCGATTGTTTCATGATTTGGTGTCCCCCCACATGTTATCACAATACAAACAATAAAGATTATAACTAGAACTAGTAACTTACTTGCTGCCAACCAATACTCGATTTCGCCGTAAATGCGAACACTAAAATAATTGCTTGCAATAACCAATACGTATAGTACAGATATCCAAATCGCAACATTCAAGTCATCTCTCCAAAACTGGACAACTAAACCTGCGGCTGTCAAATTAGCTGACAATACTATAgcatatttgaagaaatagttCCAACCGGCTGCAAAACCAATTGCAGGGTCAACATACTTAGTACAATAACCACTAAATCCTTTTTGCATTGGTAAGAAACTAGCCATTTCCGCTAAGGAGAATATAACTACCAACAATAAGCTGCCAGTAAAGCAATATGCTAGAAAGATGCTTATTGTTCCTCCTCGTTTAAGTGCAGTTCCAGATCCAATTATTAATCCTGTACCTATGGCCAGTGCAAGAGTTAGCATCGAAACATGTCGTTCCTTAAAATTACGAGCGAGGTTGTCATGACTCTTAACTGGGTCTTTAATTTCCTCTAAATCGGTAATAGAAATTTGATCAGAAACCTTCTCTGAGGATTCGATGGACTTTCCGAACATTAGATAGATGCTTTGACAATTATTTTATCTTGTTATAATTGAAATGTTTTATATTCCGATGATGTGGTCTGCACGTGAAACGGTGATATCAAAGTTTAAACGGCTAAAAAAACTGTGGTTCAGATTACTATTAAAACTCCGAATGGAGGCTTACTGAATGATTCAAACGCCGTTTAAATAAAAAACTTGTAATTGGAGTACATCTTATCCAattaattatcaaatatcccattatattatctatatattatgGAGACtaagaataataatcaaGCTGTGCAATGTTTATTGTATGCCATAGATTTTTATGGAATCCGCGAAATATCACAATGATTAATATTCATGCCTTACTGCCTAAATAACTATCTTGCAACTATAAAATCCTAAGCACCTGGCCTAAGCAATATGGACAGCACTAGGCTTTTCAGCATCCGAATTACTGGAGTTTGAATCTTCGACGTGTTTTACTTCTAGCTTTTCACGCAAGTCATTATCAGATAAGAATGGAATAGATGGCTCCCATGCGGCTGTTCTCCATGCTGGAATTCCTTCATCCCACATTTGGCCAATTTCCTCCAATCTTTTACCTTTAGTTTCTGggaaaaagaaaaatacgTGAAGGAACATACAACCGCAGAACGTAGCAAAAATCATGTATGTTTTCCAAGTAATGTTTTTGAACGCAGAGGGGGTAAACATTGCGATCGCGAAGTTAAAAATCCAATTAGCTGAAGTTGTAAAACAGGCCCCTCTTTGTCTTGAGGCGCTATCACCCCAAACTTCAGCACAATACATCCAGATACAAACACCCCAACTATATGCAAATGATACAACAAACAAATAGCAACATGCAATTACACCCTTGGCAGCGGTTGAGTTATCAGCTGGGATCCTTAATCTGACAGTATCATTTCCACCAACATCATTGGTGGGCTCAGCATAAGTGGAAAGCAAACCACCGACTGCGAATTGCCATATCATCATGAATGCAGCACCGCTTAACAAAATGGGCCTTCTACCAAGTTTAtccattaaatataatgaagGGGCAGTCATAACGAAAAAAAGAACGTATTGAATTGAAGATGCAATTAAATTTGCATCGCCCTGATAGCCAGCCATATCAAAAACataaacaatataatacattAATGTATTCATACCCGTTAATTGTTGCCATATTTGAGCAAATGTTGCGGTGACAGTTCTAAGGAGATATTTGCGCTTGAATAAATCTGCATAAGTGAAAGCCTTAATATTTTCCTCTGTCAAAATTTGATCTTTGATCTCAGTAATCTCAATCATGACATCGGGATCTTCCCTATTGCCTTTGGCCTGAATCATTGCCACAATGTATTCAGCCTCCTCCCAACAGCCTTGCTTTGCTAACCATCTAGGTGATTCAGGGATGAAAAAACAGCCAATGAACAAAAGAAGACCAGGAACTATTTGTAACCCCCAAGATAATCTAAAAGAAGCCACACCATTGATATAATGTAATGCATAACAAACATAGAACATAACCAAAATTCCCAAAGTGACCGAAAGCTGAAATAATCCACCAATTAATCCTCTTATTTTTCTTGGTGCCAATTCTGTACCATAAACTGGGGCTACTGAGGATCCAAATCCAACACCAAAACCAGAAATAAAACGACCTATAATTAACTGGACGACGTTCTGTGACGATGATTGAATGGCAGCTCCAACACACCAAAAAAATGCACAGAACATCAACGACATTCTTCTACCGAAAGGTTCTGATATAAATGCGGAAAATAAGGCCCCAAAGAAAGACCCTAAAGACATGGATGCTGTAATAAACCCTTGAAGTGTAGAATCTGGTGAATTGAAATAGtctaaatatttatcatctCCAATGAATAAAgacattgaagaaatatcaatgCCAAACATCATACCAGATATACAAGAAATACCAACAACAATATAGACATTATGGATGTTCGGAAATTTGTCCAAGAAGTTTCTAAACTTTAAGGCTGGCCCTAGTAATTTATCTTCGTATCCCATTATGCAAATACTGTTAAAGcaataattccaaaaaatctattattttgaacTAAAATTACTTTATGTGGAGATACATCCTTTTAAATACATTCGATAATAtgttttcttgaagttCAGGCTTCAATTTTCGGCTTTGATAAGATGGATTATCTAGAATTAGGTTTAATCGAAAATATGCGGGTTCCAAAGTGTGGGGCAATTTCCTGTACACCTAGTGGTTTAATGTTATTGCGGGATTCTCTGCCcaataatacaataattCCTTTCCGCGGAAGCTAACAACTATGAATCTACCTAGGTATTCGGCAAAGGTGAGTTTTTCGGAATTAGGTTGATAGCATATATGTAGTTGTTTCATGTAGAGTATAGTCATTTTTCGTTTATGTAACGAAATGTCAATTATTATAAGTTGAGCCAGCTAAGACTATTGCTATTGGAAGAGGATAAATACATCTCCAGACTActattttcttattttaACGAATTCTATTTTGATAAGATCCTTATCTCTTCTATAAGTGACAGAAGGCTTTTTAATATGATTGGTATTCAAGTTAAGATACGAGAAAGAGTCTGAGACATAGTTACACCATATGGTATAACCAATCTCTAAACGAAAGTTAATCCAAATTAAGGGATCATCCGAAATCACGAGCAACGCTAAAAAGAGTTAACTACTGGTGGGTGGAGGGGAGGATGAGGGGAGGATGAGGGGGTTAAACCACAATTCGCGTATATGATCGAAACACGTATACATAGCTATAAACTAATTGACAGAAGTCGGAAGAAGTGTTGGAGATGGTGTACTTGTTGTAGCGGTATGAATATCTTCTACTGCATGCAAACTGATTATTGTTCCTGCTGAGCACTCCAAATTGGTCGAGAGGTAATTTTCATACTTGTTTCGTGCAAAGAAAGGACAAGCCGAAAACCCGGTATTACCTTGAAAAGCCAATCTCCCATCGCTAATTGAAAAGCCATCGGTAGGATCTTTATCTTTATCTAACGACAAACCAAATGGAGCGTTATATTCGTCACCGGGAATAACGCTTACTTTAACACCAACCTCATTTTGAAGCGTGCCATCATCGTTCAATGTAAATCTAACAATATCACCAAGCGGATCAACAGTCGTGTTGTTTCCCGCATacaattcattatactCTTTGTGTTTTGTTATTGGGACATAATTAAGATCAGACCCATAGTTCACTATTAGGAGCTCGAATTGTCTACATGCAAGAGCAGAGCACACAAAAGCACATAAAGCCACAATACTAAATGATCTCATTGTTATcataaaataattactGTAGAATATGTTATTTTTgtagaatatattttatatttatacatAACAGATATTTAAAAGACCTTGAGTCtaaaaataaatgtaaTGATAATCTTCCCCTCTGAATGAATCGTAAGCTTGATTTAAGGTTTgattagaaataaaatgTATGGATTAGCTTAGAAACAAATTGATGTTTGGTTAAAAGTAATTATTTGttctatatttattcagAATACAAAATCGCAtctaaaaataaatcattcGGTTCCTAGATTTTTTTGAATCCACAATTGGTACCCATAAAAATTGTGGTCGCGTTCGCAAGAAAGGCAATTATGATAAAGCATTTGTGATCGTATACTAAAAAACGATGCTACTTGGAATTTCAGAAgacaacaaagaaataCGAAAATGTAATTTGCTGTAACATGTAGTAACTTCACACGTAGTATGATTATTAGAGAAATAAAGAAGCGATTAAATATACgtttatcatcatcattattattagtattaaaTGTACTATTATGTCAATAACAAAGGTAAATAAGAATTCCAATACGAATCATGATCTTAAGCTACATCGTTGTTCGAAccttttgaatattttcttgattggattttctttcatatagtcaacaaaatcatcatctttctcaatttcttcaacattattACTTTGAGCGTTTCCTAGATTATGATCCCTCAAGAAAAATGCCGCTATGAGCATAGGAACACAGAGGCAAATACTGACTATCATTAAAATCTTCTGAACTTTCCGGTAAACTTGAACATCGTCCTGTCTTTCTTGCGTTTCCTAACGGTAGTGTGCTGCAAACTCATTTGGCTGTGAATAGACAGACATCGCCAAGTCCGCACTACCAAGCTTCTTGTACAAGTCCTCATAAAAAGTTTAGGCCTAAATTGCACCAGGTACGGCAGCACCAACTGCGGCACCTACTTTATAGACTGTGTAGATAACTGGTGTCATTTTAGCCATTTTTTCATGCGTGACATAACATTGTACAGATACTGTAATTGGataagaaaagaaagcTGTACCGAATCCCATTAAACACAATCTACAAATAATACCAGAATGGGAGTCTATACTACCTCTGAAATGAATGAATATGCCGAAAGCGACAATCCACATGGGAATCtcaaatattataaagCTTTTTAATTTcctgaatttgaaattgaacaaacCAAAGAAAACATCAGCAACAACTGACACAAATGAACATAAGGAAGTCATTCTAGTTGTGGACTTTTCTGATTCATTAACCGCAACTATTAATACAGCATACAGATAGCTTGATTTAACACCAGAAACAAAATCTAAAAGGAAACTGATCAATCCTGTACTCCAGTtctatttttcattaaatttcaTGGAAGGAATGGATTTctgaaaattgaaataagataaaaataaCACTTTTTTGTTAAGTAAAATAAAAGACTCCGGTATATCCAATTTGATACAACACAGCACCTCCAGCGCTGAATATCGTACGCTTGGGATTCAATAATAGTACCCACTACATAAAATAGAATGGAAACAATAAGTAATTCCAACCTACCAAATATATCGGACAATCTGGCATAAACTTGTTGAGCGGCAGCAACCACAAACGTAGTAAGATCTGAATGGTAGTCAAcaatgaattcttcaaattcatgAGTAGCGTAACCGGTAAAGAGATATCTTATTTGACCTTCTAGGCCGTAAGCATAACCTACTAAAAATACAGAACATAATAGAATAACTTTATGATCCCAAGTATCCTATTGTGCAGTTAATAATTCAGCTTTTTCGACTCCAATGgactttttcttctattaAGGAAGCGAGCTTGCTAGACTTTTCGACTATATCAGCTTTTTTCTTAGAAGAATTTTCATGGCCCGTGTTATGACCTGTCATTGCTCAATACTCCTGATTATCTAGATAAGAAAAAcatattgaagatatatatatatcagaTAATGCACTTGAATAAAAAACAACACGAAGAGAAGAGAAGGATGTTATGGGTTATGTCATCTTGTTTTGGCTTATTGGGTAATAACTAGAATTTGGAAAACGATCCGATGCATACTCCTGATACTCTGCTATCATTATGCACGTCATTTGAAGCATGTGGAGGTGTCTTTAATTGAAGAGcgaataattgataatgagAGTAAATGAGGCGTTAAAGATGATATTTGACCTGTAACCCGTTTCACTTGTCGGTTTTATAACacatgaaaaattgcaGTTACATATCTAAAATTATAGGTAAATTTTCACTCcgaaaaaattattaatattttagaatGAACAGATTATTAGCTATTGGTATATTTACTAAGCATAACTCGTTTCATAAGCTTCTTacattttgaaaacaacGACAACTAAAAACAACTTCTTAGCCCTTCTAAACGTTTTTGTCAGTCAACTTTTAAAGTTTGTCTTTGCATAATTCCATTTgacaaaatcaattgaattatgttctttttcaatgtcTCCCACGGAATCAATACTCGTAGTTTAAAATCTCTGGAGAAAAATGAGAAAAAATAGCATTGGAACACAAAACAAGCTCAGAcaatcattaaattctttgaatacTTCTATACCTGTACAACACCCTGTCTTTCTTGCGTTTTACAATCGTACACTTCTGCAAACTAGACATAATGCCCGGCGCGTATAAGCGAGCTTCTTGTGCAAATTTCCATGCTATTGCAGAACAAATCTGGTTTCTTTGAATcgataatattttcatttagACGAATTTGCGGATAAGTAGGGAGCCGATTGTAACTGTTCTGTTTCTAATTGCATATTTACTGAACGACTATTCTTTGCTCAGCCATATATTAGGctattaattatttctatGCTCTATTTCTTATCTGATGCAATTCATTAGActtgatattcaaataacaACGTTACTTGCGATTTTATCCCATAAAAGGGCAAAATTTGACCTGAGGCATTACTTAAATAGTATGCCAGATGAGACACTTAACTAACAGCATTTATGATGAGTGCATTAATAGAGCAATATAGAGAGACGCTAActgaaagaagaaaaaaaaattggtaaaatcaagcaaaatattgattgatgtttataatgaaattaagtAACCTGTCTAACTATAGAGCTACGTTATATTCGTTCCAATATGTAACATTAGTATTTCCGAAGGATTTTAGTGTAGAATATATTACTCCACTAAAGCGTTACATAAAACTATCAACCttaaaatttaatgaataaatgCCGAGAATTTTTTGTGCTAGTTTCGCTTTCCACATAGTTCATagttttcattttttaCGCATGAAGAATAATGTGTAAATAAGCTTCTTCATAAAAATCAGGAGCCCGGATTATCAAAGTGCGATGCAAGTTATAAAAGAAACTATTTACACGCGCTATTGGCATATGTCTTTCGTGATGAACTCAACACACGTATGAGACTACCTCAGCGGTAGATTTATGATTACTTGAAGTAAAATTCAAGAGGTATTTCCAGACATTTCCAGATATTCTATTGCagataataaaatcattgtAAATCTTTCATAGCAACTAAACTAGAgtaataattaattattttagCATGTACTTATTTTTTCTGGGCTGGTTCTAGATGCCTAACCACACGCCTAATCATAAATACAACTACATGCAGTACAACCTAAAATTACAATTAGCGTATCTCCGGAAAATATCCCATGTATTGTTCCAAACAGtaaaaatcaatattcGTCGCCATGTGAATTAGGTAATGCTTGCAGAGCCAATAACTACCAGACGTTTTTGACTACCTTGATTGACTGGTGCTTCTTAATGACAGTGTCACTCTATTATTCTTCACGGATAATCTTTTATCGTGCTTAATCGAGCGGGACAAGAAGTATGGCTGTCTAAATATAAGTTATGACATACGCTAAATCGGAACACTTTTCTCTAACACCGTATCTATGATATTGCCATCGTCGTGTGTAGTAGTGTCACATTTCCTTAGTTATTTCAGCCTACTTCTCTACCCCAAATTAGTTTAATGTCTATGTAACATCAATTTATGGTAGTGTTCCGACTCGACTGTCGTATCCATTTCCATGGTAATACATACCGCCTTACAAACTGCTTGTCTGTGATCGTAAACTTTAATTGGGAACAGACAGCAGTAATTTAAGCTTTTTGGTTATGAACCTCTGACGCATGGAAATGCCCAGTAATTTCGATTTTTTAACCAGCGACTTACATTAACATTTTCTTGTCGAATCTCATGCAATCATGCAATAATCAATCATTAAAGCTTAATTTTGAACGGCTATTTTTGGCTTGTTTGCTTTATTATAGTACTATTGCAAGAGTCGCTACTagagaaaatatattggGGAATAACGGAGCATATAAATCTCGTAAGTGCTGTGAAGGTTTGTTCGTGAACTAAAACTAAACCTCGTATTGTACCTGGTTTATGAGCTCCGTTTAGCTTTGGGGTGGGGGTAAAAATGTGGAGACAAGTCAGCTTTCATACCTAAATTCGTGTTTCGTACATATTCTCTCGAATAAGTATATTTTAAgcataaatatttttaaagCCTGCATTGTTATTAGGCAACTATTTACCCTTATATGCATTATTGGCAAAcgttcaaaatattcataaGAAACGTCCAATAACATTCTCCCTGGAAGACACGGCTTTTGACTAAGCAAGTGGCATGTTACGTCATATTACCTCTAGTACAGTTCGGGTCGTCgcatatttttttttctttatatgGCTGTTAAAAGTTCAGCAGACATAAACAACCAGGTTGTACTGGTAAACCGGAAAACTATATATTGGGAAAGATTTcctgaaaatttaaatatgttttattcttttttcCCTTTAGCTTAGATTTATTACtttctattatttgctaGTTTTTGAGTACATAGAAAATAATATGgttttgaagatttgggaTAGAACTAATACGTTTGGTCTCAGGGGCAGATCCCTTAGATTGGCCATTACAGTTACCGCTGTGACAGGTTTCTCCTTGTTCGGTTATGATCAAGGTTTAATGTCTGGTATTATTACTGGTGATGATTTTAGTAAGGAGTTTCCTGCTGTAACAAATGAGGGTGCTGGCTCGGAA harbors:
- a CDS encoding DEHA2E01254p (no similarity); protein product: MSRDEAIKNNAFHGEMFWNAYGGIGGFCNNDNNDIKIIKTINFINYFLAYNFPYIS
- a CDS encoding DEHA2E01276p (similar to uniprot|P53388 Saccharomyces cerevisiae YPL265W DIP5 Dicarboxylic amino acid permease mediates high-affinity and high-capacity transport of L-glutamate and L-aspartate); translation: MFGKSIESSEKVSDQISITDLEEIKDPVKSHDNLARNFKERHVSMLTLASAIGTGLIIGSGTALKRGGTISIFLAYCFTGSLLLVVIFSLAEMASFLPMQKGFSGYCTKYVDPAIGFAAGWNYFFKYAIVLSANLTAAGLVVQFWRDDLNVAIWISVLYVLVIASNYFSVRIYGEIEYWLAASKLLVLVIIFIVCIVITCGGTPNHETIGFRFWRETGFLPYLVDGKKGQFLGWWACVIQSIFGFVGSEMVGIIFGEAPNPKKTIPKASRQVIFRICFFYIFGVFLLGLAVSPKNPLLVNANGTNANASPYVIAIKSSGIKVLPSFINACLLIFISSSANTDLYICSRQIYGLAKDGAAPKIFLKLNRFDVPFIGCSFAAVFGLLAYMNTKESAAEVFGYITSTVSVFGIINWIYILVAYIGYHRSIKAQNIGREEIPFRMWFQPYTSYVTLFLIAIVTIFNGYSAFIISFHYKLFITSYIGIAVNIFLILGYKIFYKTKLIHPLEVDLNTPY
- a CDS encoding DEHA2E01298p (similar to uniprot|O74713 Candida albicans HGT1 High- affinity glucose transporter) — encoded protein: MGYEDKLLGPALKFRNFLDKFPNIHNVYIVVGISCISGMMFGIDISSMSLFIGDDKYLDYFNSPDSTLQGFITASMSLGSFFGALFSAFISEPFGRRMSLMFCAFFWCVGAAIQSSSQNVVQLIIGRFISGFGVGFGSSVAPVYGTELAPRKIRGLIGGLFQLSVTLGILVMFYVCYALHYINGVASFRLSWGLQIVPGLLLFIGCFFIPESPRWLAKQGCWEEAEYIVAMIQAKGNREDPDVMIEITEIKDQILTEENIKAFTYADLFKRKYLLRTVTATFAQIWQQLTGMNTLMYYIVYVFDMAGYQGDANLIASSIQYVLFFVMTAPSLYLMDKLGRRPILLSGAAFMMIWQFAVGGLLSTYAEPTNDVGGNDTVRLRIPADNSTAAKGVIACCYLFVVSFAYSWGVCIWMYCAEVWGDSASRQRGACFTTSANWIFNFAIAMFTPSAFKNITWKTYMIFATFCGCMFLHVFFFFPETKGKRLEEIGQMWDEGIPAWRTAAWEPSIPFLSDNDLREKLEVKHVEDSNSSNSDAEKPSAVHIA
- a CDS encoding DEHA2E01320p (no similarity) yields the protein MITMRSFSIVALCAFVCSALACRQFELLIVNYGSDLNYVPITKHKEYNELYAGNNTTVDPLGDIVRFTLNDDGTLQNEVGVKVSVIPGDEYNAPFGLSLDKDKDPTDGFSISDGRLAFQGNTGFSACPFFARNKYENYLSTNLECSAGTIISLHAVEDIHTATTSTPSPTLLPTSVN
- a CDS encoding DEHA2E01342p (no similarity), with amino-acid sequence MQSCNNQSLKLNFERLFLACLLYYSTIARVATRENILGNNGAYKSRKCCEGLFVN